A window from Ramlibacter pinisoli encodes these proteins:
- a CDS encoding glutathione S-transferase family protein, with amino-acid sequence MIHLYAFDTPNGRKISVALEEMQLPYDVTIVDIGKGEQFAETFLRISPNNKIPAVVDDEGPEGPLSIFESGAILVYLGQKTGKFWPSSIADQAEVLQWLMFQVGGFGPMPGQVHHFVGLTDEQDRRYGLERFQAETRRLYAVMNRHLDKRRWFAKELSIADFAILGWVWRHARHRVDLADFPAVARWYADLMERPGVQRGFAIELRRQPA; translated from the coding sequence ATGATCCATCTGTACGCCTTCGACACCCCCAACGGCCGCAAGATCAGCGTCGCACTGGAAGAAATGCAGCTGCCCTATGACGTGACGATCGTCGACATCGGGAAGGGCGAGCAATTCGCCGAGACTTTCCTGCGCATCAGCCCCAACAACAAGATCCCCGCGGTCGTCGACGACGAAGGGCCGGAGGGTCCCCTCAGCATCTTCGAGTCCGGCGCGATCCTGGTGTACCTGGGCCAGAAGACCGGCAAGTTCTGGCCGTCCTCGATCGCCGACCAGGCGGAAGTCCTGCAATGGCTGATGTTCCAGGTCGGCGGCTTCGGTCCGATGCCGGGCCAGGTTCACCACTTCGTCGGCTTGACCGACGAGCAGGACCGGCGCTACGGCCTCGAACGCTTCCAGGCGGAGACGCGGCGGCTGTACGCCGTGATGAACAGGCATCTCGACAAGCGCCGTTGGTTCGCGAAGGAACTGTCCATCGCCGACTTCGCCATCCTGGGCTGGGTGTGGCGACATGCCAGACACCGGGTGGACCTGGCGGACTTCCCCGCTGTGGCGCGTTGGTACGCAGACCTGATGGAGCGGCCCGGCGTGCAACGCGGCTTCGCGATCGAGCTGCGCCGGCAACCTGCTTAG
- a CDS encoding Bug family tripartite tricarboxylate transporter substrate binding protein, whose protein sequence is MNIAVTSASAHAAQRRRLITALALAVLHPGIAADQGFPARPLRIVVGGATGTVDDAHARKIGDRLAASLGQPVIVENRPGASGILAAEAVANAKPDGYTLLLANVPMLSINPAVYRKLPYDAQRSFAPVSGLVRGTPLLLVSRALPVRTVAELVALARARPGKLSYGSPGVGSVLHLAMKQLEQLHGLQLLHIPYRSGADAVNDLIGGRTEVQVNWAAVAQPHVHAGRLRALAVVGGVARKPALPDVPTAAELGMPAFDATAWSGFVAPAGTPPGVVARLNREIVAAVRAQDYLDWLTLLGGEPIAGTPAEFAHLIEAEFERWGKVVQAAGVTVE, encoded by the coding sequence ATGAACATCGCCGTGACGTCTGCCTCCGCGCACGCCGCGCAGCGCCGCCGTCTCATTACCGCGTTAGCGCTGGCCGTGCTGCATCCGGGCATCGCCGCAGACCAAGGTTTTCCGGCGCGGCCGCTGCGCATCGTCGTGGGCGGAGCAACCGGCACGGTCGATGACGCGCATGCGCGCAAGATCGGCGACCGGCTGGCCGCCTCGCTCGGCCAGCCGGTCATCGTCGAGAACCGCCCTGGCGCGAGCGGGATCCTCGCCGCCGAAGCGGTCGCCAACGCCAAGCCCGACGGGTACACCCTGCTGCTGGCGAACGTTCCGATGCTGTCCATCAACCCGGCCGTCTACCGCAAGCTGCCCTACGACGCGCAGCGCAGCTTCGCGCCGGTCAGCGGCCTGGTGCGCGGCACGCCGCTGCTGCTCGTCAGCCGGGCCCTGCCGGTGCGCACGGTGGCCGAGCTGGTCGCGTTGGCGAGAGCCCGGCCCGGCAAGCTGTCGTACGGGTCGCCCGGCGTAGGCTCGGTGCTGCACCTTGCGATGAAGCAGTTGGAGCAGTTGCACGGGCTGCAACTGCTCCACATCCCATACAGAAGCGGCGCCGACGCGGTGAACGACCTGATTGGCGGGCGTACCGAGGTCCAGGTCAACTGGGCGGCGGTTGCGCAGCCGCACGTGCATGCGGGCCGACTGCGCGCGCTGGCGGTCGTCGGCGGCGTCGCACGCAAGCCCGCTCTGCCCGACGTGCCGACCGCCGCAGAGCTGGGCATGCCAGCGTTCGACGCCACCGCCTGGAGTGGCTTCGTCGCGCCGGCCGGCACACCGCCCGGCGTGGTTGCGCGGCTGAACCGCGAGATCGTCGCCGCGGTGCGGGCGCAGGACTACCTCGATTGGCTCACGCTGCTCGGCGGGGAGCCGATCGCCGGCACGCCGGCCGAGTTCGCGCATCTCATCGAGGCCGAGTTCGAGCGCTGGGGCAAGGTGGTGCAGGCGGCGGGGGTGACGGTCGAGTGA
- a CDS encoding DUF1428 domain-containing protein: protein MNYVDGFVIAVPTAKKEAYLRHATVAAQVFKEFGALEIVECWGDDVPDGKVTSFPMAVQRKADETVVFSWISWPDKALRNDGMKKFMDDPRIKEMKDMPFDGQRMIFGGFQVILEKK, encoded by the coding sequence ATGAACTATGTCGATGGATTCGTGATCGCAGTGCCCACTGCCAAGAAGGAGGCGTACCTCCGGCACGCCACCGTTGCCGCTCAAGTCTTCAAGGAGTTCGGGGCTCTGGAGATCGTGGAGTGCTGGGGCGACGACGTGCCCGACGGCAAGGTCACGTCGTTTCCGATGGCCGTGCAACGCAAGGCGGACGAAACCGTCGTGTTCTCCTGGATCAGTTGGCCGGACAAGGCCTTGCGCAACGACGGCATGAAGAAGTTCATGGACGACCCGCGGATCAAGGAGATGAAGGACATGCCCTTCGACGGCCAGCGCATGATCTTCGGCGGGTTCCAGGTCATCCTGGAGAAGAAGTGA
- a CDS encoding cation:proton antiporter: MPARLLESAHGCEATRLRPRPQACNERALSASFLRTWPSRHTSSVRELEQILALFGAAVLLAAAARRAGAPYPVFLAIGGALLALIPGAPSLSLPPDLVLALFVAPILVDAGYDASLRDLRDNWAPLVSLVLFSVALTTAAVAVVSHALVPDLPWAAAIALGAIVAPPDAVAATAVLRPLHPPQRILGILEGESLLNDASALLIYRLAVGAVAAGGFSVQAVAPTFLLAVLGSLVAGPVLGWLMQRLLERVQHIPTAIILQFVGTFTVWLVAENVGLSGVLTTVCFAMTLGRTAPARTPARIRIPTNAVWATVVFALNIFAFIFIGLQIRPILVELAPPVREQYLLVAAAVLATVILVRIVWHMSFNAAIRWRDRRHGFHPPRPMLRPTVGSGLVISWAGMRGIVTLAAALALPGSFPARDLILLTAFLVVLGTLLLQGLTLKALLRFLNLRDGDPVAREEHMARERMLEAAYAQLPTARSPAVDLVRKDLKVWLGQLQRSGGRQASFGAEYDAAYRAALRAARKVLLALRDSGDIGDDAFHALENDIDWMEASDPLRAANADATE; this comes from the coding sequence ATGCCGGCCAGGCTGCTCGAGTCCGCCCACGGCTGCGAAGCCACGCGCTTGCGGCCGCGACCGCAAGCGTGCAATGAAAGAGCCCTCTCCGCATCGTTCCTGCGGACGTGGCCCAGCCGCCATACTTCGTCGGTGCGAGAGCTCGAACAGATCCTGGCGCTCTTCGGGGCGGCCGTGTTGCTGGCCGCTGCCGCGCGGCGGGCAGGGGCACCTTATCCCGTGTTCCTGGCCATCGGAGGCGCGCTCCTGGCGCTCATTCCGGGTGCGCCGAGTCTCAGCTTGCCGCCCGACCTGGTGTTGGCCTTGTTCGTCGCGCCCATCCTGGTCGATGCCGGCTACGACGCCTCGCTGCGCGACCTGCGCGACAACTGGGCGCCGCTTGTCAGCCTGGTGCTCTTCTCGGTGGCCCTGACCACGGCGGCGGTAGCCGTCGTCTCGCACGCACTCGTGCCGGACCTGCCCTGGGCGGCCGCGATCGCGCTGGGCGCCATCGTTGCGCCGCCAGATGCCGTGGCGGCCACGGCAGTGCTGCGGCCGCTGCACCCGCCACAGCGCATCCTCGGCATCCTCGAAGGCGAGAGCCTGCTGAACGACGCCAGCGCGCTCCTGATCTATCGGCTGGCGGTGGGCGCGGTGGCGGCAGGCGGCTTTTCCGTGCAGGCGGTCGCTCCGACCTTCCTGCTGGCGGTGCTGGGAAGCCTGGTGGCCGGCCCCGTGCTGGGCTGGCTGATGCAACGCCTCCTGGAGCGGGTGCAGCACATCCCCACCGCCATCATCCTGCAGTTCGTGGGCACTTTCACCGTATGGCTCGTCGCGGAAAACGTCGGCCTGTCGGGCGTGCTGACCACCGTCTGCTTCGCGATGACGCTGGGACGAACCGCGCCGGCGCGGACACCGGCCCGCATCCGCATCCCCACCAACGCGGTCTGGGCCACGGTGGTGTTCGCATTGAACATCTTCGCGTTCATCTTCATCGGCCTGCAGATCCGCCCGATCCTGGTCGAGCTGGCGCCGCCAGTACGAGAGCAGTACCTGCTGGTCGCGGCGGCTGTGCTGGCGACGGTCATCCTCGTGCGGATCGTCTGGCACATGTCGTTCAACGCCGCCATCCGATGGCGCGACCGACGGCACGGCTTCCATCCGCCAAGGCCCATGTTGCGGCCCACCGTGGGGAGCGGGCTCGTGATCTCCTGGGCGGGCATGCGAGGGATCGTCACCCTCGCGGCCGCGCTGGCGTTGCCCGGGAGTTTCCCGGCGCGGGACCTCATCTTGCTGACGGCGTTCCTGGTGGTGCTGGGTACGCTGCTGCTCCAGGGCCTCACGCTGAAGGCGCTGCTGCGGTTCCTGAACCTGCGCGACGGCGATCCGGTGGCGCGCGAGGAGCACATGGCGCGGGAGCGCATGCTGGAGGCTGCATACGCGCAACTGCCAACCGCCCGCTCGCCCGCCGTCGACCTCGTGCGCAAGGACCTGAAGGTCTGGCTGGGCCAACTGCAGCGCAGCGGTGGTCGGCAGGCATCCTTCGGCGCCGAGTACGACGCCGCCTACCGCGCGGCGCTGCGCGCCGCGCGCAAGGTGCTTCTGGCGTTGCGCGACAGCGGTGACATCGGCGACGACGCGTTCCACGCCCTGGAGAACGACATCGACTGGATGGAGGCGTCCGATCCGCTGCGGGCCGCCAATGCGGATGCGACGGAGTAG
- a CDS encoding intradiol ring-cleavage dioxygenase, with translation MRNLTQDNITQAVIASFADTPDPRLKQVLTSLVQHLHAFARDVQLTEAEWFQGIAFLTRAGHITDDQRQEFILLSDTLGLSMLTVAMNNDKPAGATESTVFGPFFVEGAPAYEHGDDVGNGAPGVPCLVRGRVRGLDGRPVPHAKIEVWQADAEGKYDVQREGAGHRARGKLVAGPEGEYHFRSILAEAYPIPDDGPVGDMLRATRRHPWRPAHLHFMIEAPGFETLITHVFRNGDRYLDSDAVFGVRQSLVADWVRQPDGTYLVDYDFVLNPA, from the coding sequence ATGCGCAACCTCACCCAGGACAACATCACCCAGGCCGTGATCGCCAGCTTCGCCGACACGCCCGACCCGCGCCTGAAGCAGGTCCTGACCAGCCTGGTGCAGCACCTGCATGCGTTCGCCCGCGACGTGCAGCTGACCGAGGCCGAGTGGTTCCAGGGCATCGCCTTCCTCACCCGCGCCGGCCACATCACCGACGACCAGCGCCAGGAGTTCATCCTGCTGTCCGACACGCTGGGGCTGTCGATGCTCACGGTGGCGATGAACAACGACAAGCCGGCCGGCGCCACCGAGTCCACCGTGTTCGGGCCCTTCTTCGTCGAGGGCGCGCCGGCCTACGAGCACGGCGACGACGTGGGCAACGGCGCGCCCGGCGTGCCCTGCCTGGTGCGCGGCCGGGTGCGCGGGCTCGACGGGCGGCCGGTGCCGCACGCGAAGATCGAGGTCTGGCAGGCCGACGCCGAGGGCAAGTATGACGTCCAGCGCGAGGGCGCCGGCCACCGGGCGCGCGGCAAGCTGGTGGCCGGCCCCGAGGGCGAGTACCACTTCCGCTCCATCCTGGCCGAGGCCTACCCGATTCCCGACGACGGCCCGGTGGGCGACATGCTGCGCGCCACCCGCCGCCACCCCTGGCGGCCGGCGCACCTGCACTTCATGATCGAGGCCCCGGGCTTCGAGACGCTGATCACCCACGTGTTCCGCAACGGCGACCGCTACCTCGACTCCGACGCCGTGTTCGGCGTGCGCCAGTCGCTGGTCGCCGACTGGGTGCGCCAGCCCGACGGCACCTACCTCGTCGACTACGACTTCGTCCTCAACCCCGCCTGA
- a CDS encoding MBL fold metallo-hydrolase gives MGATRVRNPDSAPGDWYIDTECIDCGAACHVAPGLIVERNGKSVFARQPGTPEERLATWRAVLVCPTASVRSETKQQRPEAPFFPQAVTDGVWRCGFNARSSFGAHSYFVRRPDGNLLVDSPRYANELVTWFENAGGIARILLSHQDDVADAGKFAAHFGARVWIHQDDRHAAPYASDLIEGEAECRIAPGLVAIPVPGHTRGSVVYLLDDRVLFTGDSLAWSMRQQDLVAFRDACWYSWSALTASLAKLTGYRFEWVLPGHGWSAHRAAGEMRSRLEALVTRMREC, from the coding sequence ATGGGAGCGACACGCGTCCGGAATCCCGATTCGGCCCCCGGCGACTGGTACATCGACACTGAGTGCATCGACTGCGGTGCCGCGTGCCACGTGGCACCGGGCCTCATCGTCGAGAGAAACGGCAAGAGCGTCTTCGCCCGGCAACCCGGCACGCCCGAGGAGCGGCTTGCCACTTGGCGCGCCGTGCTCGTGTGTCCGACCGCGTCCGTGCGCAGCGAGACGAAGCAGCAGCGTCCGGAAGCACCCTTTTTCCCGCAAGCGGTCACCGACGGAGTCTGGCGGTGCGGGTTCAACGCGCGCTCGTCCTTCGGCGCGCACTCCTACTTCGTCCGCCGCCCGGACGGGAACCTGCTGGTCGATTCGCCCCGGTACGCGAACGAACTCGTCACGTGGTTCGAGAACGCGGGTGGAATCGCCCGCATCCTCCTTTCCCATCAGGACGACGTCGCGGACGCCGGCAAGTTCGCAGCGCATTTCGGTGCGCGTGTCTGGATCCACCAGGACGACCGACATGCTGCGCCCTATGCAAGCGACCTCATCGAAGGCGAGGCCGAATGCCGGATCGCACCGGGATTGGTCGCCATTCCGGTTCCCGGTCACACCCGCGGCAGCGTCGTCTACCTACTCGACGATCGCGTCTTGTTCACGGGAGATTCGCTCGCCTGGAGCATGCGCCAGCAGGATCTCGTCGCGTTTCGCGATGCCTGCTGGTATTCGTGGAGCGCCCTGACGGCCTCCCTTGCGAAGCTCACCGGCTACCGGTTCGAATGGGTGCTGCCTGGTCACGGCTGGTCCGCGCACCGGGCTGCGGGTGAGATGCGGTCCCGTCTGGAGGCGCTGGTGACCAGGATGCGCGAATGCTAG
- a CDS encoding winged helix-turn-helix domain-containing tetratricopeptide repeat protein — MDEPASRAPAAASRDGRIALGRHVLDLRAEVLLDAESGAPVALRPQVWAVLRHLARNAGHLVTKEDLLDTAWPGMVVSESSVAQAVFEARVALGDADHRVVRTVPRRGYLLVAGPGPLAVASPAAAATGSDDPPFALSVAVLPFDDPFGEPAGRQLARGLAQELIAALARNVGLRVVSHHSSFQFAGGATPLAQIGERLRCRYLVDGTVRRDCDTLQISMELIDSHSGEIVWSQRYSAGSADALAQRDSMVELIAGTVLSRVIHTRDRQSLARPPRSMDAYTLTLRSIALRREASVQSFREARGLLEQALAIDPDYGPAWSALGFLNALDIALAMTGEWDLQRIGEAAAQAERAISLGFEEAIAQVALSFVRRVERRFEESLRAGELAVRAGPNDVNAWHILALAQYCVGRAAEALCSAERAIALNPIPSGWTLANWAGPLWAVRRHEDAIRVASEALVKLPTLWTCIIPRMYALAESGRVAEARADAGRLLARPQRSTTATLADTVADEAVELRARIISAARAAGIPD; from the coding sequence ATGGATGAGCCCGCGAGCCGAGCGCCGGCTGCCGCCAGTCGCGACGGCCGGATCGCGCTTGGCCGCCATGTTCTCGACCTGCGCGCCGAAGTCTTGCTCGACGCCGAAAGCGGCGCGCCCGTGGCGCTGCGCCCGCAGGTCTGGGCGGTGCTGCGGCATCTGGCGCGCAACGCCGGCCATCTCGTCACCAAGGAGGACCTGCTCGACACCGCATGGCCGGGCATGGTGGTGAGCGAAAGCTCGGTCGCCCAGGCCGTCTTCGAGGCCCGCGTGGCGCTCGGCGATGCCGACCACCGCGTGGTCAGGACGGTGCCCCGGCGCGGCTACTTGCTGGTCGCGGGGCCCGGCCCGCTTGCGGTCGCGTCTCCAGCCGCCGCGGCAACCGGAAGCGACGATCCCCCTTTCGCGCTCTCGGTCGCCGTGCTTCCCTTCGACGACCCGTTCGGCGAGCCGGCCGGCCGGCAGTTGGCGCGCGGGCTGGCGCAGGAGCTGATCGCTGCGCTCGCGCGCAACGTCGGACTGCGTGTGGTCTCCCACCACTCCAGCTTCCAGTTCGCTGGTGGCGCGACGCCGCTGGCGCAGATCGGCGAGCGGCTGCGCTGCCGCTATCTGGTCGACGGCACGGTGCGGCGGGACTGCGACACGCTGCAGATATCGATGGAGCTGATCGACAGCCACAGCGGCGAGATCGTCTGGTCGCAGCGCTACAGCGCCGGAAGCGCGGACGCCCTGGCGCAGCGCGACTCGATGGTCGAGCTCATCGCCGGCACGGTCCTTTCTCGGGTGATTCACACCCGCGACCGGCAGTCGCTGGCGCGGCCGCCCAGGTCGATGGACGCTTACACGCTGACCTTGCGAAGCATCGCGCTGCGGCGCGAGGCCTCCGTACAGTCGTTTCGCGAGGCGCGCGGCCTGCTCGAACAAGCGCTGGCGATCGATCCCGACTACGGGCCCGCGTGGTCCGCCCTCGGATTCTTGAACGCGCTGGACATCGCCCTCGCCATGACCGGCGAATGGGACCTGCAACGCATCGGGGAGGCGGCCGCGCAGGCCGAGCGTGCCATCAGCCTCGGCTTCGAGGAGGCCATCGCGCAAGTTGCGCTCAGTTTCGTGCGCCGGGTCGAACGACGCTTCGAAGAGAGCCTGCGTGCGGGAGAGCTCGCCGTGCGCGCCGGTCCGAACGACGTCAATGCGTGGCACATCCTGGCGCTGGCCCAGTACTGCGTCGGTCGCGCCGCCGAAGCCTTGTGCAGCGCCGAGCGCGCGATCGCGCTGAACCCGATTCCCTCGGGGTGGACCCTCGCGAACTGGGCTGGGCCGCTGTGGGCGGTGCGCCGCCACGAGGATGCAATTCGGGTCGCCAGCGAGGCGCTCGTCAAGCTCCCCACGCTGTGGACCTGCATCATCCCGCGGATGTATGCGCTGGCCGAATCGGGACGCGTTGCCGAAGCCCGCGCAGACGCCGGACGGCTCCTGGCCCGACCACAGCGGTCGACGACGGCGACGCTGGCGGACACGGTTGCCGATGAGGCCGTCGAATTGCGGGCGCGCATCATCTCAGCAGCGCGCGCGGCCGGCATCCCCGATTGA
- a CDS encoding YciI family protein — MLFSITLIDKPGALALRQQRRPEHKAYLGAVAERIAFAGPLLADDGQTMVGSLLVIDFASREAAQEWLAGEPFTRAGLYAATSVYAFQNLWPQKAGFPPAH; from the coding sequence ATGCTCTTTTCCATCACCCTGATCGACAAGCCCGGCGCGCTGGCGCTGCGCCAGCAGCGGCGGCCCGAGCACAAGGCCTACCTGGGCGCCGTGGCCGAGCGCATCGCCTTCGCCGGCCCGCTGCTGGCCGACGACGGCCAGACCATGGTGGGCAGCCTGCTGGTGATCGACTTCGCCTCGCGCGAGGCGGCGCAGGAGTGGCTGGCGGGCGAGCCGTTCACCCGGGCCGGGCTGTACGCGGCCACCTCGGTGTACGCGTTCCAGAACCTGTGGCCGCAGAAGGCCGGCTTCCCGCCGGCGCACTGA
- a CDS encoding LysR substrate-binding domain-containing protein, with amino-acid sequence MDRWSEMALFVQVAETGSLSRAAEALGLSNAAASRHLSALEERLGARLVERNTRRLYLTEPGQEFLRRSKSILADLSDAESAVNASTLNPTGMLRVTASLSFSMQHIAPLLPEYTRRYPNVTVHVETANRYLDLIDNNIDIAVRTRESEPDSNITVRRLAETRRILAASPGYLARMGRPRVLDDLARHQVLVYTYANNPHELRFMRDGETTPVPIKGLLESNDGQVLRAAALDGLGILVQPTYILYEDIVAGRLVPVLDEWDLPRLTINLAYPSRKHLSAKVRTFIDFMAEHFTRMAYERKWTQRFGSY; translated from the coding sequence GTGGACCGCTGGAGCGAGATGGCCCTGTTCGTGCAGGTGGCCGAGACGGGCAGCCTGAGCCGCGCCGCGGAGGCGCTGGGCTTGTCCAATGCCGCCGCCAGCCGCCACCTGTCGGCGCTGGAGGAGCGGCTGGGCGCCCGGCTGGTCGAGCGCAACACCCGCCGCCTGTACCTCACCGAGCCGGGCCAGGAGTTCCTGCGCCGCAGCAAGAGCATCCTGGCCGACCTGTCCGACGCCGAGTCGGCCGTCAACGCCAGCACCCTCAACCCCACCGGCATGCTGCGCGTGACGGCCTCGCTGTCGTTCTCGATGCAGCACATCGCGCCGCTGCTGCCCGAGTACACGCGGCGCTACCCCAACGTGACGGTGCACGTCGAGACGGCCAACCGCTACCTGGACCTCATCGACAACAACATCGACATCGCAGTGCGCACCCGCGAGTCGGAGCCGGACTCCAACATCACGGTGCGTCGGCTGGCCGAGACGCGCCGCATCCTGGCCGCCTCGCCCGGCTACCTGGCCCGCATGGGACGGCCGCGCGTGCTGGACGACCTGGCGCGGCACCAGGTGCTGGTCTACACCTACGCCAACAACCCGCACGAGCTGCGCTTCATGCGCGACGGCGAGACCACGCCCGTGCCCATCAAGGGCCTGCTGGAGTCGAACGACGGCCAGGTGCTGCGGGCCGCCGCGCTGGACGGCCTGGGCATCCTGGTGCAGCCGACCTACATCCTGTACGAGGACATCGTGGCCGGGCGGCTGGTGCCGGTGCTGGACGAGTGGGACCTGCCGCGGCTGACCATCAATCTGGCCTACCCCAGCCGCAAGCACCTGTCGGCCAAGGTGCGCACCTTCATCGACTTCATGGCTGAGCACTTCACCCGCATGGCCTACGAGCGCAAGTGGACCCAGCGCTTCGGCAGCTACTGA
- a CDS encoding Dabb family protein, with the protein MIKHIVMWTLRGDTPAERRRHAALLADSFHSLRGRVPGLLHLEVGIDSSGVDYACDVVLYSEFASQADLDAYASHPEHLRVKREIGDLRTARHQVDYEAKEPR; encoded by the coding sequence GTGATCAAGCACATCGTGATGTGGACCCTGCGGGGCGACACGCCGGCCGAGCGGCGCCGCCACGCGGCGCTGCTGGCCGACAGCTTCCACAGCCTGCGTGGCCGGGTGCCGGGGCTGCTGCACCTGGAGGTGGGCATCGACAGCAGCGGGGTCGACTACGCCTGCGACGTGGTGCTGTACAGCGAGTTCGCCAGCCAGGCCGACCTGGACGCCTACGCCAGCCACCCCGAGCATCTGCGCGTCAAGCGCGAGATCGGCGACCTGCGCACCGCGCGCCACCAGGTCGACTACGAAGCCAAGGAGCCACGCTGA
- a CDS encoding MBL fold metallo-hydrolase gives MLFEQIATGGCRSYLIGCAETCAAAVIDPEASQLDRYLALAARDGLRIRYIIDTHTHADHFSGSKQLARKVNAPVVMHRETTAPMVDMRVDDGEMVIVGKLRLQVMHTPGHTRDSMCLQVEDRVFTGDTLLIGGTGRTDLPTGDSDALYDSLFNKLLRLDAATLVFPAHEYKGRDHSTIGDELASNPRLQAPGREAFVALMANLNLAMPTHITEALRTNLSGGKTVAQMLAEAAAAVPFMSMAQLRTRVEAKDPMLVVLDVREREAGMAGHIPGAKLLPRGQLELRVNEELPDPTRHIVACCEFGRISTLAAATLREMGFQRAVALDGGMKAWREAGFPLEGAEGR, from the coding sequence ATGCTCTTCGAACAGATCGCCACGGGCGGCTGCCGCTCCTACCTGATCGGTTGCGCCGAGACCTGCGCCGCAGCCGTGATCGATCCCGAGGCCAGCCAGCTTGACCGCTACCTCGCCCTTGCGGCGCGCGACGGTCTGCGCATCCGCTACATCATCGACACGCACACCCACGCTGACCACTTCTCGGGCAGCAAGCAGCTCGCGCGCAAGGTGAATGCGCCGGTGGTCATGCACCGCGAGACCACCGCGCCCATGGTGGACATGCGCGTGGACGACGGCGAGATGGTGATCGTGGGCAAGCTGCGCTTGCAGGTGATGCACACGCCGGGGCACACACGCGATTCGATGTGCCTGCAGGTGGAAGACCGCGTGTTCACCGGCGACACGCTGCTGATCGGCGGCACCGGCCGTACCGATTTGCCGACCGGCGATTCGGATGCGCTGTACGACAGCCTGTTCAACAAGCTCCTGCGCCTGGATGCGGCCACGCTGGTCTTTCCGGCGCACGAGTACAAGGGCCGCGACCATTCGACGATCGGCGACGAACTGGCCAGCAACCCCCGCCTGCAGGCACCAGGCCGCGAGGCCTTCGTCGCGCTGATGGCCAACCTCAACCTCGCCATGCCCACGCACATCACCGAGGCCTTGCGCACCAACCTCAGTGGCGGCAAGACGGTGGCGCAGATGCTGGCCGAGGCGGCGGCGGCAGTGCCCTTCATGTCGATGGCGCAGCTGCGCACCCGCGTCGAGGCGAAAGACCCGATGCTGGTGGTGCTGGACGTGCGCGAGCGCGAGGCGGGGATGGCGGGCCACATCCCGGGCGCGAAGCTATTGCCGCGCGGGCAGCTGGAACTGCGCGTGAACGAGGAGCTACCCGATCCGACACGTCACATCGTGGCCTGTTGCGAGTTCGGCCGCATCTCGACGCTGGCCGCGGCCACGCTGCGCGAAATGGGCTTCCAGCGGGCAGTGGCGCTGGACGGCGGGATGAAGGCTTGGCGGGAGGCTGGGTTCCCGCTGGAAGGCGCAGAGGGGCGGTAG
- a CDS encoding VOC family protein has product MLQTSPMYSYIPAKDLARARRFYEDKVGLRPKEETNGGVVYEFGGGTAAFLYPTPHAGTSQASQAFWSVQDVDAEMHMLKSRGVQFENYDDMPGERSAQGAITAGGAKAAWFKDSEGNIMALIQTLSKG; this is encoded by the coding sequence ATGCTGCAGACTTCCCCGATGTATTCGTACATCCCGGCAAAGGACCTCGCCCGGGCGCGCCGGTTCTATGAAGACAAGGTCGGGCTGCGCCCGAAGGAGGAGACGAACGGCGGTGTCGTGTACGAGTTCGGCGGCGGCACTGCCGCCTTTCTCTACCCGACGCCGCACGCCGGCACTTCGCAGGCCAGCCAGGCCTTCTGGTCAGTGCAGGACGTCGACGCGGAGATGCACATGCTCAAGTCGCGCGGCGTCCAATTCGAGAACTATGACGACATGCCCGGCGAACGCAGCGCACAGGGAGCGATCACCGCCGGCGGTGCCAAGGCAGCCTGGTTCAAGGACAGTGAAGGCAACATCATGGCGTTGATCCAGACCCTGTCGAAGGGCTGA
- a CDS encoding outer membrane protein assembly factor BamE: protein MQGILRLLAAKAGTVCVLMVAGCATGYNLQPGMNRDQVIASMGRPTAVVPLPNGGERLQYSQQPAGQYAYMVDMDSSGRMVSFRQVLNQNEFSRLNANIGQWTRADVEREFGRPARIERLANWNGDIMTYRWNEGPKMDRFYWVYLDSQNIVRRAHPGIETLRGGAMRD, encoded by the coding sequence ATGCAAGGCATCTTGAGATTACTGGCGGCGAAGGCCGGCACTGTCTGCGTGCTAATGGTGGCTGGCTGTGCAACCGGGTACAACCTGCAGCCCGGCATGAATCGCGACCAGGTCATCGCCAGCATGGGGCGCCCGACCGCGGTGGTTCCGCTGCCCAATGGCGGTGAGCGCCTGCAGTACTCGCAGCAGCCGGCCGGCCAGTACGCCTACATGGTCGACATGGATTCCAGCGGCCGCATGGTGTCGTTCCGACAAGTCCTGAACCAGAACGAGTTCTCCCGCCTCAACGCCAACATCGGCCAGTGGACGCGGGCCGATGTCGAGCGCGAATTCGGCCGCCCGGCCCGCATCGAACGCCTTGCCAACTGGAACGGCGACATCATGACCTACCGCTGGAACGAAGGCCCGAAGATGGACCGGTTCTACTGGGTCTACCTCGACTCCCAGAACATAGTGCGGCGGGCTCACCCCGGCATAGAAACGTTGCGCGGCGGCGCGATGCGGGATTGA